The DNA segment TCCAACACCATTTTTTGTAGTTATTAACACAACCGGGCGAAAATAATGATCCACCAGTTTTGCCGCCACGATTCCAAGCACCCCTTCGTGCCAGTCAGCGGCCGATAAAACCAGGGAATTTTTATCCAGTTCACCGGGGTTTTCAGCCAGGTAAGCCTGAATATCATTTAAGATTTTGTCTTCAATCTTCTTCCTTAACGTATTTAAATCGTTAAGGGTGGTCGCCAGTTGCACCGCGTTGTTTAACCGATTTGCGATCAGGATTTCAACTGAAAGTTTCCCATGCTCTATTCGACCCGGGGCATTTAAACGGGGTGCAATTTTAAAGAGGATATCTTCGGAGTTGATGTAGGCTTTTTTTATGTGACACAGTTTAAGAAGGGCCCGGATTCCAGGACGATTATTCTCTTGTTTTATCATCTGGACACCTATGCTGGTAAATATGCGGTTTTCGTCCATAAGGGGTACCGAATCCGCTAGGGTACCCAGGGCAACCAGATCACAAAGGGATTTTAGGTTTGGTTCCGGTCGATCCTGCCAGAAATTCATGTCACGCATGAACTTTCTAAGACAGACGATAACAAAAAATACCACACCAACACCGGCGAGATTTTCAAAACCGGCAGTACAATCATGGCGTTTGGGATTTACTACGGCAAAAGCTTGGGGAACTTTAGTTGGTATAATATGATGGTCAGTGATGATTACATCTATGCCGCTTTCCTGTGCCATTTTCACTGCATCATGGCTGGTGGAACCGCAATCAACCGTGATGATTAAATTTATGTGATTCGGTATGGCGTGGTCTGAAATATGATTCGTCTGTAGGCTGTACCCCTCTTTGGTTCTGTGGGGAATATAATAGTCCACCTCGGCAGCGGAATTTTGTAAAAAGTCTAACAGAATGGATGTGGAGGTGATCCCGTCCACGTCATAATCTCCAAAAATGAGAATTTTTTCCCCATTTGTGATGGCTTTGTAGATGCGACGGACGGCGGTATCCATATCCTTTATGGAAAAGGGTGAGCGTATATTTTTCAGTGACGGGTTAAGAAATTTCCACGCCTTTGCAGCGGTTTCTATTTTTCGATTTATTAGAAGGGTGGCGGTGATTCGGTGGCAGTTGAGAATATTACCAAGGTTTTCAACGGATTGAATATCCGGTTGAATGATTTGCCAGTCTTTTTTCATAATTGCGCTGTATATCTTATAATAAGGACTCATACAATAATTAAATTGTATTGAAAAAGCATGGTATGTGGTTATAGTTTGAGGATAATCAAAAGATTTGCTGGTGTACTGTTTACCATATGGTACCCATACAGGCGGACCAATACACTCAGACAGTTTACTCAATTTAAAGGGAACATATTCATCAGAAACAAACGGTTGTTTTTCAATCTTAGCTTGGTTCAACCGGGGAATCGCCTATTGGGCCGTTACCAGACTTAACAATCTTATCTGGAAATGAGTGTACGGCAGCTATCTCGCTTCAATTAGATTTGAGCCAGCCCCAGAGGACAGAATTCCACGGAGGCGTTGATCGTCTCTGCCGGTATGGGTTTAACTGAGCAGATAGGGGGCGTGTAACACACCGATTTCATATGTTAAGTCTGGTAACGGCCCAATAGGCGATTCCCCGGTCGAACCTTTGGTTTCATGCTTTATTGTAACCAGTCGGGTAGGAAAATTTATGACGACCACTATCACAATCAATTCTAAATAAAGTAAAACAGGTCCTTAGAAAAATGGTTGAAACGACCAAACAGTATTACCGTGTTGACAGAAAACAAATTTCTTTTTTAAAGTTTATCCTTGAAGCTTATGAAGGCCTGGCAGTACTCACCACCATCAATGCGGAAAAGGGAATTGTGGTGATCCAAATGGCACCCGGATGCGAAGCTGATGCAGAAATGATTTTACATGATCTGAAGAAAAGTGTTATGATTGAAAAAATTGCTGCTAAAAATACGTGATTTGAATGAAGACCAAATATTTATACATAAATACAATCGGCTGTCAGATGAATGTGTATGACTCCGACCAGATTGCCAAGAGCCTGAGATTACTCAACTATGAAACGACTGAAAATTTAGGGAAGGCGGACCTGATCATAGCGAATACCTGTGCCATACGGGAAAAGGCTGAGCAAAAGGTGTTCAGTTTTTTAGGACGCCTTGCCGGTCTCAAAAGAAAAAAGCCGGGTCTGATTATCGGGGTCGGAGGTTGTGTGGCGCAGCAGGAAGGCAGCAAAATTTTGCAGCGGGTGCCTTTTGTCGATATTGTTTTCGGGACACATGCCATTCCCCGGCTGGCTGAAATAATCGAGCGGGTGGAGTCAAAAAAAATCCGTATGGTTGATATCGGCATGACGGAAAAAATTGAAGAGATTGATCCTGTTGCCAATTTAACGGAAAAAAGACCGCAGCATGGAAAAGTCTCCGCCTTTGTGACTATTATGCAGGGATGCGATAATTTTTGCACCTATTGCGTGGTTCCCTATGTTCGAGGCAGAGAAGCGAGCAGAAGTCCTGAAAAAATAGTGAGGGAAATTGAGGGCCTGGTGGATATCGGCGTTCGCGAGGTCACCCTGCTGGGACAGAATGTGAACAGTTACGGGAAAAAGGAAGGGCTTTGCTCATTTTCCGAGCTTCTTGCCCGAATCAACCAAATTTCCGGTATTTCCAGAATACGATTTACCACATCACATCCAAAAGATCTTTCTGATGACCTTATTATGGCCTTTAAAGATAATGAAAAGCTTTGCCGACATATACATTTACCCGTTCAGTCCGGCTCAGACAGGGTGTTAAAAAGGATGAACCGGAAATATACCCGGACGATGTATCTTGAGAAAATAGATAAACTGCGAAATATTTGCCCGGATATTTCAATTACTTCGGATTTTATTGTCGGTTTTCCCGGAGAAACCGGCGCAGATTTTAAAGAAACGCTTGATTTAATAACAACCGTGGAATATGAGGGACTGTTTGCCTTTAAGTATTCTGATCGTC comes from the Thermodesulfobacteriota bacterium genome and includes:
- the miaB gene encoding tRNA (N6-isopentenyl adenosine(37)-C2)-methylthiotransferase MiaB is translated as MKTKYLYINTIGCQMNVYDSDQIAKSLRLLNYETTENLGKADLIIANTCAIREKAEQKVFSFLGRLAGLKRKKPGLIIGVGGCVAQQEGSKILQRVPFVDIVFGTHAIPRLAEIIERVESKKIRMVDIGMTEKIEEIDPVANLTEKRPQHGKVSAFVTIMQGCDNFCTYCVVPYVRGREASRSPEKIVREIEGLVDIGVREVTLLGQNVNSYGKKEGLCSFSELLARINQISGISRIRFTTSHPKDLSDDLIMAFKDNEKLCRHIHLPVQSGSDRVLKRMNRKYTRTMYLEKIDKLRNICPDISITSDFIVGFPGETGADFKETLDLITTVEYEGLFAFKYSDRPNAKATSFTQKISRQEKKERLKRLLDLQEIISRKKNQALVGSTQEILVEGFSKKMSSVFPGVEKAKNNDSLSHDIQWTGRTSGNKIVNFNLQKITASYDESFIGRMVNVEIEKAFSHSLWGRYLKLEPTPLKGEESYAA
- the recJ gene encoding single-stranded-DNA-specific exonuclease RecJ: MKKDWQIIQPDIQSVENLGNILNCHRITATLLINRKIETAAKAWKFLNPSLKNIRSPFSIKDMDTAVRRIYKAITNGEKILIFGDYDVDGITSTSILLDFLQNSAAEVDYYIPHRTKEGYSLQTNHISDHAIPNHINLIITVDCGSTSHDAVKMAQESGIDVIITDHHIIPTKVPQAFAVVNPKRHDCTAGFENLAGVGVVFFVIVCLRKFMRDMNFWQDRPEPNLKSLCDLVALGTLADSVPLMDENRIFTSIGVQMIKQENNRPGIRALLKLCHIKKAYINSEDILFKIAPRLNAPGRIEHGKLSVEILIANRLNNAVQLATTLNDLNTLRKKIEDKILNDIQAYLAENPGELDKNSLVLSAADWHEGVLGIVAAKLVDHYFRPVVLITTKNGVGKGSARSIPGYNLYEGLSACSNDLVHFGGHSMASGLTIKLKNIERFKTNFDNAVAASTKPAHFTPKLSIDGELAFDDISDRLIDEIESLAPFGQGNPEPLFMAKNVEVFSSKIVGKNHRSMLLKQPGGKMPKIFNAIHFNAINQTPLKDSFDRMAFRLRWNRWNGQKKVQILVQEISG
- a CDS encoding DUF4911 domain-containing protein; the encoded protein is MVETTKQYYRVDRKQISFLKFILEAYEGLAVLTTINAEKGIVVIQMAPGCEADAEMILHDLKKSVMIEKIAAKNT